A genome region from Coffea arabica cultivar ET-39 chromosome 7e, Coffea Arabica ET-39 HiFi, whole genome shotgun sequence includes the following:
- the LOC113702082 gene encoding uncharacterized protein isoform X2: protein MSNTGAESLPTKEVNVLKGHEGAVLAARFNSNGEYCLSCGKDRTIRLWNPHRGIHIKTYKSHGREVRDVHVTPDNSKLCSCGGDRQVFYWDVASGRVIRKFRGHDSEVNAVKFNEYATVVVSAGNDHSLRAWDCRSHSTEPIQIIDTFRDTVMSVCLTKTEIIAGSVDGTVRTFDIRIGREISDDLGQPVNCISLSNDSNCILASCLDSTLRLLDRSTGELLQEYKGHTCKSFKMDCCLTNSDAHVTGGSEDGFIYFWDLVDASAISSFRAHSSVRVIIIT, encoded by the exons ATGAGCAACACCGGCGCCGAGAGCCTGCCGACGAAGGAAGTAAACGTGCTGAAAGGACACGAGGGTGCCGTCTTAGCAGCAAGATTCAACTCGAACGGCGAGTATTGTCTGAGCTGCGGCAAGGACCGTACCATACGCCTCTGGAATCCCCACCGTGGAATTCACATCAAAACCTACAAATCCCATGGCCGTGAAGTCCGGGATGTCCATGTCACCCC GGACAATTCCAAGCTTTGTTCTTGTGGTGGTGATCGACAAGTCTTCTATTGGGATGTAGCAAGTGGTCGAGTAATTCGAAAATTCCGTGGCCATGACAGTGAG GTGAATGCTGTTAAGTTTAATGAGTATGCAACTGTAGTAGTATCAGCAGGAAATGATCACTCTTTGCGTGCTTGGGACTGCAGGTCTCATAGTACTGAGCCTATTCAG ATCATTGATACTTTTCGGGATACTGTCATGTCTGTTTGTTTAACAAAAACTGAGATAATTGCTGGAAGTGTTGATGGAACTGTTCGGACATTTGATATTCGAATTGGTAG AGAAATTTCTGATGACTTGGGCCAACCTGTCAACTGTATCTCTCTGTCAAATGACAGTAATTGTATCTTAGCAAGCTGCCTGGATTCAACTCTACGACTATTGGACAG ATCTACTGGTGAACTTTTGCAAGAATATAAAGGTCATACTTGCAAG TCATTTAAGATGGACTGCTGCCTCACAAATAGTGATGCGCATGTGACTGGGGGTTCTGAAGATGGCTTTATCTACTTCTGGGATTTGGTGGATGCATCTGCCATATCAAGCTTCCGAGCTCACTCCTCAGTG CGAGTGATTATCATTACCTGA
- the LOC113702081 gene encoding uncharacterized protein → MLSAKSLPLSSPLIKASKSPDANLTSKYYIGINKWSRNKYTNPSLSFQSSCRETSSEPVVVPEARSMSAQNRGDFLSEALPYIQKFHGKTIVVKYGGAAMASEALQASVISDLVLLQFVGIRIVMVHGEGPEINQWLGRMGMEPKFVNGRRVTDGTTMEIVSMVLAGKVNKHLVTLINKAGAFAVGLSGMDGRLLTARPSRNSAQLGFVGDIATVNPTGLRALIANGDIPVIASIAADKTGQSYNINADIVAGEVAAALAADKLILLTDVPGILEERDDPGSLVKEVDIKGARRMMHDGKIAGGMFQKVDCCVRSVAQGVRAASIIDGRVRHSLLLEIFTDDGVGTMITG, encoded by the coding sequence ATGCTGTCTGCTAAAtccctccctctctcttccCCTTTGATAAAAGCATCCAAATCTCCTGATGCTAATCTCACCTCAAAATACTACATAGGCATCAACAAATGGAGTAGGAATAAGTATACCAATCCTTCTCTTAGTTTTCAGAGCTCCTGCCGCGAGACATCATCAGAACCAGTAGTTGTACCTGAAGCACGTTCCATGTCAGCACAAAACAGAGGCGATTTCCTTTCGGAGGCGCTGCCTTATATACAAAAGTTCCATGGCAAGACAATTGTGGTCAAATATGGAGGTGCAGCCATGGCGTCTGAGGCCCTTCAAGCATCTGTAATATCTGACTTGGTTCTTCTCCAATTTGTTGGTATTCGCATTGTCATGGTCCATGGTGAGGGTCCTGAAATCAACCAGTGGCTTGGTAGGATGGGCATGGAGCCCAAGTTTGTGAATGGACGTCGTGTCACTGATGGAACAACCATGGAAATTGTTTCGATGGTATTGGCGGGTAAAGTTAACAAACATCTTGTTACCTTAATCAACAAGGCAGGGGCTTTTGCTGTTGGCTTATCTGGTATGGATGGCCGTCTTTTGACTGCCAGGCCTTCCCGAAATTCTGCTCAGCTTGGCTTCGTTGGTGATATAGCCACTGTGAACCCCACAGGGCTTCGAGCACTCATTGCCAATGGTGATATCCCAGTCATTGCCTCTATAGCTGCTGACAAGACAGGCCAGTCATACAACATCAATGCAGACATAGTTGCGGGTGAGGTTGCTGCTGCCTTGGCAGCTGATAAGTTAATTCTTTTGACTGATGTGCCTGGAATTCTAGAGGAGCGAGATGATCCAGGAAGTTTGGTGAAGGAAGTAGATATCAAAGGGGCGAGGAGGATGATGCATGATGGGAAGATTGCAGGTGGGATGTTTCAAAAGGTGGATTGCTGCGTGAGGTCCGTAGCTCAAGGTGTCAGGGCTGCAAGTATAATTGATGGACGAGTACGGCACTCATTACTCCTCGAGATTTTCACTGATGATGGAGTAGGAACAATGATCACTGGATAA
- the LOC140011245 gene encoding egg cell-secreted protein 1.2-like, with amino-acid sequence MALKSVKLLFLVITCFMVISCSSSARKILPRNLSGSDDQSISKLNTRPETNNGSVLDCWNALSEIKSCTDEIAAYFTNGTTDIGPGCCHAIIVITHNCWPTILSALGFSADQTYILRGYCDASLSSFGPAQAPSA; translated from the coding sequence ATGGCTCTCAAGTCTGTCAAATTGCTTTTTCTTGTCATAACTTGTTTTATGGTGATTTCCTGCTCATCATCAGCAAGAAAGATACTGCCAAGAAACCTTTCTGGATCAGATGATCAATCCATTTCCAAGCTTAACACCCGGCCTGAGACCAATAATGGAAGTGTGCTAGATTGCTGGAATGCCCTGTCAGAGATAAAATCATGCACAGATGAGATTGCTGCTTACTTCACAAATGGCACAACTGATATTGGACCAGGATGCTGCCATGCCATCATTGTGATTACACACAATTGCTGGCCTACAATCTTGTCTGCACTTGGTTTTTCAGCGGATCAGACCTATATCCTTCGAGGCTATTGTGATGCATCACTTTCCTCCTTTGGACCAGCTCAAGCTCCATCAGCATGA
- the LOC113701527 gene encoding putative late blight resistance protein homolog R1A-10 yields MAEVAHMYPLTSSSSFSFPRTNELGSVDLFLENLKELASCDETDHSLAFPVDSIDIVQKNLTFLRSFLENMKEKRNQNGKLKTCWNRVMEIAYKAELVIDSIVVSDKGHYFLDAVAEDINLMKIEAQEICDSTSYNGEIKRVTRASVHMPSQLTAAMKILWVLETRWKLSLTDLQEEQSSWMLFLSWDIGAWNLLRNSLPDDANGSRIMFASKYQNLSSLFKGDCKPHHLRQLTDKECWALLQTKIFGKEGCPPILSEVGFRIATNCKGLPLIVVLVSGILATTDQDCWEETAETLNASIILDTGNCMKTLEQSYSHLPDYLKPCLLYFSAFPDERDISVQRLLQLYISEGFVQKTERKSLEEVANDCLMDLIARSLVMVTRERTLGGAKACQVHDLVHEFCVEKAKLEGFVHIIDRYKDPSCPTGPCNYNPHRLCIYNTMVEVVKQSRQFFPNLRCLLFFPSYEQNATDLDLGFLMSKLLRVLDLGNFDFCESFPLEVLCLVHLRYLGINLKIDFVPSAIANLSRLHTLVVYGSITHVELPKTIWNIKTLRHLWLAKDTEKVTQHPQAKVCWSLRALNSIFWNLLWDSDAGSFESTRIPKAIGKLPNLEVLKVRDSFVGEEWEMKEGEFCNLRCLELSDLGFCRWTASADNFPRLEKLDLHYCEALEEAPSCLGECSTLEMIEVKGCSESAVCSVKQIGQEQMEMGNQGLKIIM; encoded by the exons ATGGCAGAAGTAGCACACATGTATCCActaacatcatcatcttcatttaGTTTTCCCAGGACCAATGAGTTAGGCTCTGTTGATTTGTTCCTAGAAAATCTAAAGGAACTAGCAAGCTGCGATGAAACTGATCATTCACTTGCTTTCCCAGTTGATAGCATCGACATAGTCCAAAAAAATCTCACATTCTTAAGATCTTTCCTCGAGAATATGAAGGAGAAGCGCAATCAGAATGGCAAACTCAAAACTTGCTGGAATCGTGTTATGGAGATTGCATACAAGGCAGAGTTAGTAATTGACTCGATAGTTGTCAGTGATAAAGGTCATTACTTTTTGGATGCTGTTGCTGAAGACATCAATCTTATGAAGATCGAGGCCCAAGAGATCTGTGACAGCACAAGTTATAATGGTGAAATCAAGAGAGTTACCAGGGCTTCCGTTCATATGCCATCTCAATTAACTGCCGCCATGAAGATCTTATGGGTCTTGGAGACGAGGTGGAAACTATCACTGACAGACTTACAAGAGGAACAAAGCAGTTGGATGTTGTTCCTATCGTGG GACATTGGGGCATGGAATTTGTTGAGAAATTCACTACCGGATGATGCCAATGGAAGCAGGATCATGTTCGCCAGCAAATATCAGAATTTGTCTTCGCTATTTAAAGGAGATTGCAAGCCTCACCATCTTCGCCAACTTACTGATAAAGAGTGTTGGGCTTTGCTGCAGACTAAGATATTTGGCAAAGAAGGATGTCCTCCTATACTAAGTGAAGTTGGATTCCGAATAGCAACAAACTGTAAAGGACTACCTCTCATTGTTGTCCTGGTTTCTGGAATTCTTGCTACTACTGATCAAGATTGCTGGGAAGAAACTGCGGAAACTCTAAATGCCAGCATTATTCTTGACACTGGAAACTGCATGAAGACTCTTGAGCAGAGTTATAGTCATTTACCAGATTATTTGAAGCCATGTCTTCTTTACTTTAGTGCATTTCCAGATGAACGAGATATTTCTGTACAAAGGTTGTTACAGCTTTATATTTCTGAAGGATTTGTTCAAAAGACTGAAAGAAAGAGCTTAGAGGAAGTGGCCAATGACTGCTTGATGGATTTGATTGCTAGAAGTTTAGTTATGGTTACTCGAGAAAGAACTCTGGGAGGTGCCAAAGCCTGCCAAGTTCATGATTTGGTACATGAATTTTGTGTGGAAAAAGCCAAACTAGAAGGTTTTGTACATATAATTGATAGGTATAAAGACCCTTCTTGTCCTACAGGACCTTGCAACTACAATCCCCACCGACTGTGTATTTACAATACAATGGTAGAGGTGGTTAAGCAGTCAAGGCAATTTTTTCCCAATTTACGCTGTTTGCTCTTCTTTCCTAGCTATGAGCAGAATGCTACAGATCTGGATTTGGGGTTTTTGATGTCTAAACTTCTTAGAGTGTTGGATTTGGGAAACTTTGACTTTTGTGAATCATTTCCATTGGAAGTACTATGCCTTGTTCACTTGAGATACTTGGGGATTAATCTGAAAATAGACTTTGTTCCATCTGCAATAGCCAATCTCTCAAGGTTACATACTTTGGTGGTTTATGGAAGCATTACTCATGTCGAGTTGCCAAAGACTATCTGGAATATTAAGACGTTGAGGCATCTTTGG CTTGCAAAAGATACTGAAAAAGTTACCCAACATCCGCAGGCTAAAGTGTGTTGGAGTCTCAGGGCTCTAAACAGCATCTTCTGGAATTTGCTATGGGACTCTGATGCTGGATCATTTGAGTCTACTAGAATCCCTAAAG caattggaaAGCTGCCCAACCTTGAAGTTCTTAAAGTTAGAGATTCCTTTGTGGGGGAAGAATGGGAAATGAAAGAAGGGGAATTCTGTAATCTTCGATGCTTGGAGCTATCAGATTTAGGCTTTTGCAGGTGGACTGCCTCTGCTGATAATTTTCCCCGTCTTGAGAAATTGGATTTGCATTATTGTGAGGCCCTGGAAGAGGCCCCTTCTTGTTTAGGGGAATGTTCGACTcttgaaatgattgaggtgaaaGGGTGTAGTGAGTCTGCTGTATGTTCTGTAAAGCAAATTGGACAAGAGCAGATGGAAATGGGAAATCAGGGTCTAAAGATCATTATGTGA
- the LOC113702082 gene encoding uncharacterized protein isoform X1, which translates to MSNTGAESLPTKEVNVLKGHEGAVLAARFNSNGEYCLSCGKDRTIRLWNPHRGIHIKTYKSHGREVRDVHVTPDNSKLCSCGGDRQVFYWDVASGRVIRKFRGHDSEVNAVKFNEYATVVVSAGNDHSLRAWDCRSHSTEPIQIIDTFRDTVMSVCLTKTEIIAGSVDGTVRTFDIRIGREISDDLGQPVNCISLSNDSNCILASCLDSTLRLLDRSTGELLQEYKGHTCKSFKMDCCLTNSDAHVTGGSEDGFIYFWDLVDASAISSFRAHSSVVTSVSYHPTDSCMVTSSVDGTIRVWKT; encoded by the exons ATGAGCAACACCGGCGCCGAGAGCCTGCCGACGAAGGAAGTAAACGTGCTGAAAGGACACGAGGGTGCCGTCTTAGCAGCAAGATTCAACTCGAACGGCGAGTATTGTCTGAGCTGCGGCAAGGACCGTACCATACGCCTCTGGAATCCCCACCGTGGAATTCACATCAAAACCTACAAATCCCATGGCCGTGAAGTCCGGGATGTCCATGTCACCCC GGACAATTCCAAGCTTTGTTCTTGTGGTGGTGATCGACAAGTCTTCTATTGGGATGTAGCAAGTGGTCGAGTAATTCGAAAATTCCGTGGCCATGACAGTGAG GTGAATGCTGTTAAGTTTAATGAGTATGCAACTGTAGTAGTATCAGCAGGAAATGATCACTCTTTGCGTGCTTGGGACTGCAGGTCTCATAGTACTGAGCCTATTCAG ATCATTGATACTTTTCGGGATACTGTCATGTCTGTTTGTTTAACAAAAACTGAGATAATTGCTGGAAGTGTTGATGGAACTGTTCGGACATTTGATATTCGAATTGGTAG AGAAATTTCTGATGACTTGGGCCAACCTGTCAACTGTATCTCTCTGTCAAATGACAGTAATTGTATCTTAGCAAGCTGCCTGGATTCAACTCTACGACTATTGGACAG ATCTACTGGTGAACTTTTGCAAGAATATAAAGGTCATACTTGCAAG TCATTTAAGATGGACTGCTGCCTCACAAATAGTGATGCGCATGTGACTGGGGGTTCTGAAGATGGCTTTATCTACTTCTGGGATTTGGTGGATGCATCTGCCATATCAAGCTTCCGAGCTCACTCCTCAGTG GTGACTAGCGTCAGCTATCACCCAACAGATAGCTGTATGGTGACTTCATCTGTTGATGGAACTATCCGGGTGTGGAAAACCTAA